A portion of the Francisella uliginis genome contains these proteins:
- the nuoK gene encoding NADH-quinone oxidoreductase subunit NuoK, whose protein sequence is MGSSISVSVTDGLVFSTILFVISVAGIIINRRSILILLMSIELMLLAVNTNFLIFANMHHQAMGGVFVFFIMAVAAAETAIGLAIVVAISRKRKTIDLSKLNTLRG, encoded by the coding sequence ATGGGCAGTAGTATCTCAGTTTCAGTTACAGATGGATTAGTTTTTAGTACAATTTTATTCGTTATAAGTGTTGCAGGCATTATTATAAATAGAAGAAGTATTCTTATACTATTAATGTCTATAGAGCTAATGCTTTTAGCAGTTAATACAAACTTTTTGATATTTGCTAATATGCATCATCAAGCGATGGGTGGAGTTTTTGTGTTCTTTATAATGGCAGTAGCAGCTGCTGAAACGGCAATAGGTTTAGCTATTGTTGTTGCAATATCGAGAAAACGCAAAACTATTGATTTAAGTAAACTTAATACACTGAGAGGTTAA
- a CDS encoding NADH-quinone oxidoreductase subunit J, with product MIVTDILFYIFASLAIISALVLVLGNNPVNSVIAMIFTFIFTAAVWIILQQVYLALLLIVVYVGAVLVMFLFVVFMLDLHVEKEGRVGRFFYALAAVIVCAIFATIISYAVTHVFADATMQGGVGGLKVIGSTMFNNNNLYVFELIDFILLAAMTAAITLTLRPKRKDNKAVNPAKQVKVRAKDRLTMVKMPSNKEGAKDGQ from the coding sequence ATGATTGTGACAGATATTTTATTTTATATTTTTGCATCGTTAGCTATTATTTCTGCATTAGTATTAGTGTTGGGGAATAACCCAGTTAACTCTGTAATTGCGATGATATTTACATTTATATTTACAGCAGCAGTTTGGATTATTTTACAACAAGTATACTTAGCATTATTGCTTATAGTTGTTTATGTTGGCGCTGTGCTGGTAATGTTCTTATTCGTAGTGTTTATGTTGGATCTACATGTTGAGAAAGAAGGGAGAGTCGGTAGATTTTTCTATGCTTTAGCTGCTGTGATCGTTTGCGCTATATTTGCGACAATTATTAGCTATGCTGTAACACATGTTTTTGCAGATGCTACTATGCAAGGTGGTGTTGGTGGATTGAAAGTGATAGGTTCAACTATGTTTAATAACAATAACCTATATGTATTTGAGCTTATAGACTTTATATTGTTAGCGGCTATGACTGCAGCGATAACTCTAACGTTGCGACCAAAACGTAAAGATAATAAAGCGGTTAACCCAGCTAAGCAGGTTAAGGTTAGAGCAAAAGATCGTCTAACTATGGTGAAAATGCCAAGTAATAAAGAGGGTGCGAAAGATGGGCAGTAG
- the nuoI gene encoding NADH-quinone oxidoreductase subunit NuoI: protein MRNVTNFFKTFLLWELLKGLKVTGKHFFTRKVTVQYPDEKTPISNRFRGLHALRRYENGEERCIACKLCEVVCPALAITINSTEREDGSRRTSSYEIDLFKCIFCGYCEESCPVDSIVETNILEYHFEERGENIMTKAKLLAVGDKYESQIAADRLQDKDFR from the coding sequence ATGAGAAATGTAACAAATTTTTTTAAAACCTTTTTACTGTGGGAACTTCTAAAAGGTCTTAAAGTAACAGGTAAGCACTTTTTTACGCGTAAGGTTACGGTACAGTATCCCGATGAGAAGACTCCAATATCTAATAGATTTAGAGGCTTGCATGCCCTTAGACGCTATGAAAATGGTGAAGAAAGATGTATTGCATGTAAATTATGTGAAGTTGTTTGTCCTGCTTTAGCTATTACAATTAATTCAACAGAAAGAGAAGATGGCTCGCGTAGAACTTCTAGCTATGAGATAGACCTGTTTAAGTGTATTTTCTGTGGCTATTGTGAAGAGTCTTGTCCTGTTGATTCAATTGTTGAGACAAACATTTTGGAATACCATTTTGAAGAGCGTGGTGAGAATATTATGACAAAAGCTAAACTTCTTGCTGTAGGAGATAAATATGAGTCGCAAATAGCTGCTGATAGACTGCAAGATAAGGATTTTAGGTAA